The following proteins come from a genomic window of Gottfriedia acidiceleris:
- a CDS encoding HNH endonuclease signature motif containing protein, which translates to MRNYIPNRSIEYNDNRISKFIAQYGKCAILGVDLGINEWHCHHINPYHISNDDSYSNLIIVDKAIHKLLHLKDKDKIEALLKSLNLTQKQMEKVNSLRLKCQNQTI; encoded by the coding sequence ATGAGAAACTACATTCCAAATAGATCAATTGAATACAATGACAATCGAATCAGTAAATTTATTGCCCAATATGGCAAATGTGCCATATTAGGAGTGGATTTAGGGATTAATGAATGGCATTGCCATCACATTAACCCTTATCATATTTCAAATGATGATAGCTATTCAAATCTTATTATTGTAGATAAAGCTATACATAAACTGCTTCATCTAAAAGATAAAGATAAAATAGAAGCTCTTTTGAAATCCTTAAACCTTACTCAAAAGCAAATGGAAAAAGTAAATTCATTACGACTAAAATGTCAGAATCAAACAATCTAA
- a CDS encoding proline iminopeptidase-family hydrolase: MNVIEGFIEVTGGKVWYQFHNKNSSKIPVVVLHGGPGSSHYSMQGLHVLAEDRPVIFYDQLGCGKSDRPKDTSLWNIDRFVEELAQIREALSLDKFHILGHSWGTTLAAAYYLSRPDGVKSIIFSSPCLSAPLWAEDQDQNRKLLPLDVQETLIKCEENGTTDSEEYKNANAVFNKYFVCRLDPYPKFLKQGKQYRNPEVYNIMWGPSEFHVTGNLMDFDCTSKLKDIQIPTMYTCGRYDEATPKSTEYFSELTPNAKFHVFEQSAHMPYIEEPKEYIRVVEGFLKEVE; encoded by the coding sequence ATGAATGTGATTGAAGGTTTTATTGAAGTAACAGGAGGTAAGGTGTGGTATCAGTTTCATAATAAAAATTCATCTAAAATTCCTGTTGTTGTTTTACATGGAGGACCTGGATCGTCGCATTATTCCATGCAAGGTCTCCACGTATTAGCAGAAGATCGCCCAGTAATTTTTTATGATCAGTTAGGCTGTGGTAAGTCTGACCGTCCAAAAGATACTTCTTTATGGAATATTGATAGATTCGTTGAAGAATTAGCTCAAATCCGAGAAGCGCTTTCGCTTGATAAGTTTCATATACTCGGTCATTCATGGGGAACAACACTTGCTGCAGCATATTATTTATCGAGACCAGATGGAGTTAAAAGTATAATCTTCTCAAGCCCTTGTTTAAGCGCTCCATTATGGGCTGAGGATCAGGATCAAAATCGAAAACTACTCCCGCTCGATGTACAAGAAACATTAATAAAGTGCGAGGAAAATGGAACAACAGATTCAGAGGAATACAAAAATGCCAACGCAGTATTTAACAAATATTTTGTTTGCAGATTAGATCCATATCCAAAATTCCTAAAACAAGGAAAACAATACAGAAATCCAGAAGTATACAATATTATGTGGGGACCTTCCGAGTTTCATGTAACTGGAAACTTAATGGATTTTGACTGCACTTCAAAATTAAAGGACATCCAAATCCCTACGATGTATACTTGCGGTAGATACGATGAGGCAACACCTAAATCAACAGAATATTTCAGCGAGCTAACGCCTAATGCAAAATTTCATGTATTTGAGCAAAGTGCACATATGCCGTACATAGAAGAGCCAAAAGAGTATATACGAGTAGTTGAAGGCTTTTTGAAGGAAGTTGAATAA
- a CDS encoding alpha/beta fold hydrolase → MEKWERRLIHTKRGTFEVFCKGEGEALCVTHNYSEFNDTGDYFANSFTKLFKVFLINLRETGNSEKAHFPYELSMLETIFDLEEIRKTLGYSSWNFAGHSTGGMLGIIYGIYFSNSIKHNIIVGAAARDYATFSENCIYNRAHPQFNNMQELIERLKSNELSNEERKGLSIERTKLSLHKPERYPDYFNLPISKKMSAIRLNYFNREYQIYDVTKKLALITCPTLIICGKHDVQCPIEYSEEMAEGIKNSKLVILNESNHYPFLEEKELFFMEVKQFTKKLV, encoded by the coding sequence ATGGAGAAATGGGAACGAAGACTAATTCATACGAAAAGAGGTACATTTGAAGTATTTTGTAAAGGTGAGGGAGAGGCTTTATGTGTCACACATAATTACTCTGAGTTTAATGATACTGGAGATTATTTTGCCAATTCATTTACTAAATTATTTAAAGTATTTTTAATAAACTTAAGAGAAACAGGTAATTCTGAAAAAGCACATTTTCCTTATGAATTAAGTATGTTAGAAACGATTTTTGATTTAGAAGAAATTAGGAAAACGTTAGGTTATTCATCCTGGAATTTTGCTGGACATTCTACCGGTGGAATGCTTGGAATCATTTATGGGATCTATTTTTCAAATTCAATAAAACATAATATTATAGTTGGGGCTGCTGCAAGAGACTATGCAACATTTTCAGAAAACTGTATTTATAACCGGGCTCATCCGCAATTTAATAACATGCAAGAATTAATTGAAAGACTAAAAAGTAACGAATTGTCTAATGAAGAAAGAAAAGGGCTATCAATTGAGCGGACAAAGCTATCTTTACATAAGCCTGAACGATATCCTGACTATTTTAATTTACCAATCTCTAAAAAAATGTCTGCAATTCGACTTAATTATTTTAACAGAGAATATCAAATTTATGATGTCACAAAAAAGTTAGCATTAATAACCTGTCCAACTTTAATCATTTGTGGCAAACATGATGTACAGTGTCCAATCGAATATTCAGAAGAAATGGCTGAAGGAATTAAAAATTCTAAATTAGTCATTTTAAATGAAAGTAATCATTATCCTTTTTTAGAAGAGAAGGAATTGTTTTTTATGGAAGTAAAACAATTTACAAAAAAGCTTGTCTAA
- a CDS encoding 5'-nucleotidase, lipoprotein e(P4) family — protein MKKIVIILSILFAFAFGSLAGIGFSKAEFARSTQEHNVMSTNWFQSSAENKALQIQIYNQAKEELAETMVKKKASDKLNKKAKPAAVVLDIDETILDNSPDTAWSIKNNTSYPQGWDEWIHMAKADLIPGAKDFLLTAKKMNVDVFYLTNRPEKTRDDTIKNLNLHGLPNVDSKHLFLKTDTAQKGPRQAEIAKTHEIVMLIGDNSNDLSDIFYKADLKTRRDHVDQIAKDLGIKYIQLPNPMYGDWEDAIYHYKMSKTADEKAVDRYKALQTMK, from the coding sequence ATGAAAAAAATTGTTATTATTCTCTCTATCTTATTTGCATTTGCATTTGGTTCATTAGCTGGCATTGGTTTTAGTAAAGCTGAATTTGCAAGAAGCACGCAAGAACATAATGTTATGTCTACTAATTGGTTTCAATCCTCTGCGGAAAACAAGGCTTTGCAAATTCAAATTTATAATCAGGCAAAAGAAGAGCTTGCTGAAACAATGGTTAAAAAGAAAGCAAGTGATAAATTAAATAAAAAAGCGAAACCAGCCGCAGTTGTTTTAGACATTGATGAAACAATCCTTGATAATTCCCCTGATACTGCTTGGTCCATTAAAAATAATACTTCCTACCCACAGGGCTGGGATGAATGGATCCATATGGCAAAAGCTGATTTAATTCCAGGTGCAAAAGATTTCTTGCTGACAGCGAAAAAAATGAATGTAGATGTTTTTTATCTTACAAATCGTCCTGAAAAAACACGAGATGACACAATTAAAAATTTGAATTTACATGGATTACCGAATGTTGACTCAAAACATTTATTTTTAAAAACAGATACAGCTCAAAAAGGACCGAGACAAGCAGAGATTGCAAAAACTCATGAAATTGTTATGTTAATAGGCGATAATTCAAACGATTTATCAGATATTTTTTATAAAGCGGATTTGAAAACTCGAAGAGATCATGTCGATCAAATCGCAAAGGACCTAGGTATAAAGTATATCCAATTACCAAATCCAATGTACGGAGACTGGGAAGACGCGATCTATCATTACAAAATGTCAAAAACTGCAGATGAAAAAGCAGTCGATCGATATAAGGCTTTACAAACAATGAAATAG
- a CDS encoding 2OG-Fe(II) oxygenase: MLEEGNLKETEQTIFNHTGPIIQTIDREIEILTRKEEPLIVLLDNVLSDEECDELINHAKLRMKRSKIGLTHAENEIRTSSGMFFEESETELIKRIENRIVTIMNIPIEHAEPLQVLHYEPGQQYKPHFDYFSKHRAKNNRISTLILYLNDVEEGGETIFPSLNYSVTAKKGTALYFEYFYQDEAINELTIHAGSPVISGEKWVATQWMRRQRIR, from the coding sequence ATGTTAGAAGAAGGAAATTTAAAGGAAACTGAACAAACCATTTTTAATCATACTGGCCCGATTATCCAAACAATTGATCGCGAGATTGAGATTCTTACTCGGAAAGAGGAACCATTAATTGTCTTACTTGATAATGTTTTAAGTGATGAAGAATGCGACGAGTTAATCAACCATGCAAAGTTACGCATGAAACGGTCAAAAATTGGATTAACACATGCGGAAAATGAGATCAGAACAAGTAGTGGTATGTTTTTTGAGGAAAGTGAAACGGAGCTTATTAAACGTATTGAAAATCGCATCGTAACGATCATGAATATTCCAATCGAACATGCAGAACCATTACAAGTTCTTCATTACGAACCTGGACAGCAGTATAAACCACATTTTGATTACTTTTCTAAACATCGGGCAAAAAATAATAGGATAAGTACACTCATTCTCTATTTAAATGATGTAGAAGAAGGTGGCGAAACGATTTTTCCTTCACTTAATTATTCTGTTACCGCTAAAAAAGGCACTGCTTTATACTTTGAATATTTTTATCAGGACGAAGCAATCAATGAACTAACGATTCATGCAGGTAGCCCTGTTATTAGCGGAGAAAAATGGGTTGCGACTCAGTGGATGAGACGACAACGTATTCGCTAG
- a CDS encoding YpzG family protein, with protein MTLKNHLDPHSQKFYHNWTRPKHAKSQVNGHTMESQNTIILRTNAKAHRW; from the coding sequence ATGACATTAAAAAATCATTTAGATCCTCATTCTCAGAAATTTTACCACAATTGGACTAGACCTAAACATGCTAAATCACAAGTCAATGGACATACTATGGAGTCTCAGAACACGATCATTTTAAGAACCAATGCTAAGGCACATAGATGGTAA
- a CDS encoding sporulation protein produces the protein MFKKVLARLGIGAATVDTIIHTKDLYPGKNVEGVVEIKGGSVAQEINHIGLKLKTYAKKKSGDDEVNVKIQLHEERVSGKMKIEANEDKVIPFSFQLPFYTPITIRHGQVWIETDLDIDLSIDPTDTDFLKVHAHEELANFVEAFKILGFRLRQVEVEAQNGRFYQEWEFVPSSKREWRFDEIECMIEPNKDGLFMMVAVDKAGSHRGLTGLLQESLGLDEKKTSLNFINEQLKDVQSIANSVRAFLQEYN, from the coding sequence ATGTTTAAAAAAGTACTAGCTAGACTAGGAATTGGAGCAGCTACGGTAGATACAATTATTCATACGAAAGATTTATATCCAGGAAAAAATGTTGAAGGTGTAGTTGAAATTAAAGGTGGTTCAGTTGCACAAGAAATTAATCATATTGGGCTTAAATTAAAGACTTATGCTAAAAAGAAAAGTGGAGACGATGAAGTAAACGTTAAAATTCAATTACATGAAGAACGTGTATCCGGAAAAATGAAAATTGAAGCGAATGAAGATAAAGTAATTCCTTTTTCATTCCAATTGCCATTTTACACACCGATTACAATAAGACATGGCCAAGTTTGGATTGAAACTGATTTAGATATCGATTTAAGTATAGACCCAACAGATACCGATTTCTTAAAGGTTCATGCGCATGAAGAATTAGCAAACTTTGTAGAAGCATTTAAAATTCTGGGCTTCCGTTTACGTCAGGTCGAGGTGGAGGCTCAAAATGGTCGATTCTATCAAGAGTGGGAGTTTGTTCCAAGCTCTAAAAGAGAATGGCGATTTGATGAAATTGAATGTATGATCGAACCGAATAAAGATGGACTGTTTATGATGGTAGCAGTAGATAAAGCTGGTTCACATCGTGGTTTAACGGGTTTACTACAGGAATCATTGGGATTAGATGAAAAGAAAACATCACTTAACTTTATAAATGAGCAACTTAAAGATGTCCAATCAATTGCAAATTCGGTTAGGGCGTTTTTACAAGAATATAATTGA
- a CDS encoding DUF2085 domain-containing protein, with translation MILNWIPCHRKKERSFHIGSYAFPLCARCTAILVGYLFLPFLFMLSSFIFWWYIPILMTPLLIDGYTQKWKWRESNNFLRFITGFLFGIAQTISIVRSVLFLIKILM, from the coding sequence TTGATTTTGAATTGGATTCCATGTCATCGTAAAAAAGAAAGGTCATTTCATATAGGTTCTTATGCTTTTCCACTTTGTGCAAGATGTACTGCCATACTTGTGGGTTATTTGTTTCTTCCCTTTCTCTTTATGCTTTCATCATTTATATTTTGGTGGTACATTCCTATTTTAATGACTCCGTTATTAATTGATGGGTATACACAGAAATGGAAATGGAGAGAAAGTAATAATTTCTTGCGTTTTATAACAGGATTTTTATTTGGAATTGCTCAAACAATCTCGATCGTAAGGTCTGTTTTGTTTTTGATAAAAATTCTTATGTAA
- a CDS encoding DUF4931 domain-containing protein, producing the protein MQNEVLQFKMDIGVKKPDSIKNKEVKCPFCDRENLTDIIDTSGSIIYLKNKFPTLEDTFQTVIIESDDCEGDPSKYSLTHLKELLAFAINKWEEMESTGEYKSVILYKNHGPLSGGTLSHPHMQIVGLKNIDYNKKVTDVYFEGIIISSGNGYELNISTHPIMGFREFNILIEDLKFIPQMAVYLQTVTHYLLNHFYKGLQSYNLFFYKWKGKFICKIIPRFVVSPLFIGYSISQVSNQLEVHKDQILSFYQKEFEAISSM; encoded by the coding sequence ATTCAAAATGAGGTCTTACAATTTAAAATGGATATAGGTGTAAAAAAACCTGATAGTATTAAAAATAAAGAAGTTAAATGCCCATTCTGTGATCGTGAAAACTTAACGGATATTATCGATACATCTGGCTCGATCATTTATTTGAAAAATAAATTTCCAACATTAGAAGATACTTTTCAAACTGTTATTATTGAAAGCGACGATTGTGAAGGAGATCCTTCGAAATATTCTTTAACGCATTTGAAAGAATTATTAGCCTTTGCAATTAATAAATGGGAAGAAATGGAATCGACAGGAGAATACAAATCTGTTATTTTATATAAAAATCATGGCCCATTATCAGGGGGAACACTAAGTCATCCGCATATGCAAATTGTTGGCTTGAAAAATATTGATTACAACAAAAAGGTAACAGATGTGTATTTCGAGGGGATTATCATTTCGTCGGGTAATGGGTATGAATTAAACATTTCTACTCATCCAATTATGGGATTTAGAGAATTCAATATTCTAATTGAAGATCTGAAATTTATTCCACAAATGGCCGTCTACTTACAAACAGTTACACATTATTTACTTAACCATTTTTATAAAGGACTTCAAAGCTATAATCTATTCTTTTATAAATGGAAGGGGAAATTTATTTGTAAAATTATTCCTAGATTTGTTGTATCACCACTATTTATCGGCTATTCAATTTCACAAGTGTCTAATCAGTTAGAAGTACATAAAGATCAAATACTTAGTTTTTACCAGAAAGAATTTGAGGCAATTTCTTCAATGTAA
- a CDS encoding DinB family protein produces MKENMQIREELMEVIDHLTDEQLNKKITNEKWSIMQVLEHLYLMESKLVKLMTRTFNEAPSEVIQDKPIHLATDRTKKIASPPHFEPTDQFITKKEMTEKLNQSRKSLYEFVELTKDHKLDDKGMPHPIFGLINLKQWIPFIGVHEKRHIEQIRELKNEL; encoded by the coding sequence TTGAAAGAGAATATGCAAATTCGTGAAGAACTTATGGAAGTTATTGATCATTTAACAGATGAACAGTTAAATAAGAAGATAACTAATGAAAAATGGTCCATTATGCAAGTTCTTGAACATTTATATTTAATGGAATCAAAATTAGTAAAACTGATGACACGGACATTTAATGAAGCACCTAGTGAAGTTATACAAGATAAGCCAATTCATCTAGCAACTGATCGTACTAAAAAAATAGCCTCTCCACCTCATTTTGAACCAACTGATCAATTTATTACTAAAAAAGAAATGACCGAAAAATTGAACCAATCTAGAAAATCACTATATGAATTTGTTGAACTAACGAAAGATCATAAATTAGATGATAAAGGCATGCCACATCCGATTTTTGGACTAATCAATTTAAAACAATGGATTCCTTTTATAGGTGTTCATGAAAAACGTCATATTGAGCAAATTAGAGAATTAAAAAACGAATTATAA
- a CDS encoding FixH family protein: MKNCFYIFITILFILLVCSGCGKKAEITSSPFLDHIQLSINEKKLTNKNHTHVYLVNLVNSDGKEVDVDSVNFKMEMKNMNHHVEANMKKINTGIYEVSLELPMEGTWSKQITLKKGKNERKVTIR, encoded by the coding sequence TTGAAGAATTGCTTTTACATATTCATAACTATATTATTTATTTTACTAGTTTGTTCTGGCTGTGGAAAAAAGGCTGAAATTACATCGAGCCCTTTTTTAGATCATATACAATTATCAATTAACGAAAAAAAATTAACGAATAAAAACCATACACATGTGTATCTAGTAAATTTAGTAAATTCAGATGGAAAAGAAGTAGATGTAGATTCGGTTAATTTTAAAATGGAAATGAAAAATATGAATCATCATGTTGAAGCGAATATGAAGAAAATAAATACAGGTATATATGAAGTGAGCTTGGAACTCCCAATGGAAGGTACTTGGAGTAAACAAATTACTTTAAAAAAGGGTAAAAATGAACGTAAAGTAACAATTAGATAA
- a CDS encoding cupredoxin domain-containing protein, producing MQFIFIKKKWLLICFLLVVIGLSGWYYLTPNSVQTAVEQQHVKTIDIDMITAEFSTKLDDGTEIEAYRWDPGTIVIEKNQKVNLKIHGINGKEHSFHIEGTNITGVVVKGKTTEVPLFFKKEGTYRLICDTHSHDGAPMIGYIVVD from the coding sequence ATGCAATTTATTTTTATTAAGAAAAAATGGTTATTAATTTGCTTTCTCCTTGTAGTGATTGGATTAAGTGGTTGGTATTACTTAACACCAAATTCAGTTCAAACTGCAGTTGAGCAGCAGCACGTAAAAACAATAGACATCGATATGATAACAGCCGAATTCAGTACAAAGCTAGACGATGGAACGGAAATTGAAGCGTATAGATGGGATCCAGGTACAATAGTTATTGAAAAAAACCAAAAAGTAAATTTAAAAATTCATGGAATAAACGGAAAAGAACATAGCTTCCATATCGAAGGAACAAATATCACGGGTGTAGTTGTCAAAGGTAAAACGACTGAAGTACCTTTATTCTTTAAAAAAGAAGGTACATACCGATTAATTTGTGATACACATTCTCATGACGGGGCACCAATGATTGGTTATATTGTTGTAGATTAA
- a CDS encoding GNAT family N-acetyltransferase: protein MTIHLEIVTRENWEEALKLEVDREQLNFVPSVSVSIAKVYIKPDGENVEYIPFAIYDDQKMVGFIMHAYEEHTTNSYWINGFLIDKQYQGKGYGKLAFTEMIKWIVNKFQQCNEIRLTVHKDNRIAMNLYKLSGFNPTGDYFGEEAVWYYIVQR, encoded by the coding sequence ATGACTATTCATTTAGAAATCGTAACAAGAGAAAACTGGGAAGAAGCTTTAAAACTTGAAGTAGATCGTGAACAATTAAATTTTGTTCCTTCGGTTTCAGTATCCATTGCAAAAGTATATATAAAACCAGATGGCGAAAATGTGGAATATATCCCATTTGCAATTTATGATGATCAGAAAATGGTTGGATTTATTATGCATGCTTATGAAGAACATACAACAAATAGTTATTGGATAAATGGGTTTTTAATTGATAAACAGTATCAAGGTAAAGGTTATGGGAAATTAGCATTTACTGAGATGATAAAATGGATTGTGAATAAATTTCAGCAGTGCAATGAAATTCGTTTAACAGTTCATAAAGATAATAGAATAGCTATGAATTTATATAAGCTATCGGGATTTAATCCGACTGGTGACTACTTTGGAGAAGAAGCAGTTTGGTATTATATTGTTCAGAGATAA
- a CDS encoding DUF4023 domain-containing protein, with protein MEDTHEFVEKLHEKQRKDQKNKEHQGNGTPNEKLPTKQHGTNK; from the coding sequence ATGGAAGATACACATGAATTTGTCGAAAAATTGCATGAAAAGCAAAGAAAAGATCAAAAAAATAAAGAACACCAAGGTAATGGAACACCGAACGAAAAATTACCGACTAAGCAACATGGAACAAATAAATAA